A portion of the Nitrospirota bacterium genome contains these proteins:
- a CDS encoding aspartate/glutamate racemase family protein, with protein MKKKILGILGGMGPLASAEFLLSIYENHGSLTVEQENPDVVLYSLASTADRTAAILGNNDDNLYSILKDNLIRLKRQGVHRIIICCFTSHHFLPRLPVELTQSIVSIVDVALKEIKKLKRPVLLLASRGCYEKQVFQASKLFSDVSEYIIIPDEHDRAIVHDIIYTNLKVNPNKSLAYEKVRALLVKYNTDTFIAGCTEFHMLVRYMLSNRMNGVVSFVDPLHIIAENLEAFLDESC; from the coding sequence ATGAAAAAGAAAATTCTCGGAATATTAGGCGGAATGGGGCCTCTAGCGTCGGCAGAGTTTCTTCTGTCAATTTATGAAAACCACGGCTCTCTAACTGTGGAACAGGAAAATCCCGACGTCGTATTATACTCCTTAGCCTCTACAGCAGACAGAACGGCTGCGATACTGGGTAATAACGACGACAATCTCTATAGCATACTGAAAGACAATCTGATAAGATTAAAGAGGCAGGGGGTGCACAGGATTATTATATGCTGCTTTACGTCCCATCACTTTTTACCCCGCCTCCCAGTGGAATTGACACAGAGTATCGTTTCCATAGTTGATGTGGCACTTAAGGAGATAAAAAAACTAAAGCGTCCTGTACTTTTGCTTGCTTCACGCGGGTGTTATGAAAAACAGGTGTTTCAGGCATCAAAACTCTTTAGCGATGTCTCAGAGTATATTATAATTCCTGATGAGCATGACAGAGCAATTGTGCATGATATTATTTATACCAACCTAAAGGTAAATCCCAATAAGAGCCTGGCTTATGAAAAGGTCAGAGCGCTTTTGGTAAAATACAACACTGACACTTTTATAGCAGGTTGCACGGAGTTTCATATGCTAGTCAGATACATGCTGTCAAACCGTATGAACGGTGTGGTTTCTTTTGTAGATCCGCTCCATATAATAGCAGAGAACCTGGAGGCTTTTTTAGATGAAAGTTGTTGA
- a CDS encoding amino acid adenylation domain-containing protein, translated as MKVVDKKILHRVLEQTAALYPEKTAIEDESVSVSYKTLNERADEAADVLLNAGLAKEGIVATFIESSAAYVTSIIAVMKAGGVFMPIGLDTPLNRINYMLNKTAPSIVVTTSAELERVRAIVSGKNGSSEPAILVIDENLKLQTENGAPGQRQAGIEHNPDDGLYIMFTSGSTGEPKAILGCKKSLSHFIHWEAGEFALDSSVRVSQMAPVTFDASLRDIFVPLLTGGTLCIPQIETKTDMRKLLLWLKNSAITVLHCVPSLFRAITKELQYNDNGSTPLPSLRYILMAGEPLYERDVKRWIDVAGLSTQLVNLYGASETTLIKTFHRITEKPQGSNAIIPVGKPISNTAVLIIKGNRLCNIGEIGDIYIKTPFATKGYYEEPELTAKSFVLNPLTGQSGDIVYKTGDLGRYLPDMAVEFIGRMDTQVKVNGIRIELAEIEKALLGFSAIDETVVIAIKDNENENTLVCYYTEKTAATTGEIVSFLELTIPHYMIPAFYVRLDTFPLNINGKIDKKSLPKPDELLYEKTECTPPATELETSIERIWAEVLQLKRVSVTAPFFETGGQSIKATRIVSRLYRDLSVEVSLKDFFENDTIRKLAAFICTAKKVQMADIEPVAESELYEVSNAQRRLWILNKLKPETAAYNMPGAYLLRGKLNIDALKSAFYTLIERHESLRTTFVEIDSVPMQKINTDVHQVIEEIDLTDKIDNEAIAREVARQEAETPFSLSEGPLIRAKLIKLADETYVFIINMHHIISDALSMQVLTKETGALYNACLKGEKNPLAPLRIQYKDYTAWQNARQRSAAMEQSKLYWHKQLGGEITPLTLPADNPRPPVKTFNGDTVAIVFDKELVLKLTAFTKDAGASLFMLLLSILKIMFFRYTTQNDIIVGTAVANRNLEELEHQIGFFINTLALRDNIYAYDTFSSVLAKVKRTNEEALEHQSYPFDTLVDELSLNRDVSRLPIFDAAISLNDESATDDKPIRGIEITVFFNDWKTSKVDVLFSFTKSQETLSLEINYNTDLFNKNTIVAMVSHFQVLAKEAIQKPHVKISSLEIMAEKEKHAVVFKFNDNAADFPSETAIPELFRTVAMKTPRNIAVSCEGRHITYEELNSLAGSLSAYLVNSCGVQPSDVVGVMMKRSDKAIATLIGIMRSGAVYMPIDTELPDERAGFMLKNSSCRIVIADSGIASKAGIHPDITVIPFEAIPLNNTVSCNIPADADSVAYLLYTSGSTGKPKGVMVKHRGFINMALDQIKTFAINDTDKMLQFASLSFDASLYETFLALFAGASVVIASKETIADTKSFIDFIETEAVTVVTLPPVYLSTLNKHPLPSVRTIITAGEPAVVKEALFYAQTKKYINAYGPTEASVCIACHVVDPHREYSGTIPIGKPLSNLSVFVLDESLNPVPIGIKGQICVSGVGLASGYINEPEMTSAAFVPHLIDTKQRLYLTGDMGKWLPDGSLEFYGRKDSQLKIRGFRIEPGEVEHVLKEVPNIEKVYVTAISYDGKPKELAAYFTTVSNTSAVDTYQLRTAIAAKLPAYMIPAHFIHIEAFTLNVSGKIDQSALPMPDEAYLHDGKAEDKTKPSDHIQLLLMEAFTSILGKKHIGIHDNFFAVGGDSIKAIQLASKLATDGLSIGISHIYQHPTVFQLAPFAGKKSFSIKHEELTGAVVPLTPVQSWFFEKHPNTAHHFNQSVMLRCAERLDSSIMQRVLTEIIEHHDTLRMSFNRSNGKVVQQYEKAIEFPFLEVNDFRGIAGAMSEVSAHAGELSAGFSLENAPLVIAAIYKLDECDMLFITAHHLVVDMVSWRILLEDISEAYGEAIKGGVFKFPQKTDSFKTWADYLVSYAESTELLNEIPYWSSLDDTGLCELPVDFKNRENGTLSDIKRTGFSLNEAYTDLLLTQAGAAYNTDVPDLLLTALLRALKLWCGIELAAIDMEWHGRGWITEEIDVSRTVGWFTALYPVIVTLPQTDNLGAQVKHVKEALRKTPQKGMGYGIVKYMMPQDLKKPVTFNLKPRKICFNYLGQFEEQSSNSLFRVESGFKATDVSADTVCLYNMDVNSYISDGKLDVAISMDGSRFKHETVEYVKECYEKSLKELIDHCAGVKASELTPDDIDYDGLSIEDLDRVLDNL; from the coding sequence ATGAAAGTTGTTGACAAAAAAATACTGCACAGGGTTTTAGAGCAGACCGCCGCACTATATCCCGAAAAAACCGCCATAGAGGACGAAAGTGTATCCGTTTCGTATAAAACATTAAACGAAAGGGCAGATGAGGCGGCAGATGTATTGCTTAACGCAGGACTTGCTAAAGAAGGCATTGTTGCAACCTTTATTGAAAGCAGTGCCGCGTATGTAACCTCTATAATTGCAGTTATGAAAGCTGGCGGAGTATTTATGCCAATAGGGCTTGATACTCCATTAAACCGTATAAATTATATGCTTAATAAAACAGCTCCATCCATTGTCGTAACCACCTCTGCAGAGCTGGAAAGAGTCAGAGCCATAGTTAGCGGTAAAAACGGTAGCAGTGAACCCGCCATACTTGTAATAGATGAAAACCTGAAACTTCAGACTGAAAACGGCGCTCCGGGGCAACGGCAGGCAGGCATAGAACATAACCCTGACGACGGCCTCTATATAATGTTTACCTCTGGCTCAACCGGAGAGCCAAAAGCAATTCTTGGCTGCAAAAAAAGCCTGAGCCACTTCATACACTGGGAGGCGGGGGAGTTTGCCCTTGATTCATCGGTCAGGGTAAGCCAGATGGCTCCGGTTACTTTTGATGCAAGCCTGAGAGACATATTTGTGCCTCTTTTAACCGGAGGAACTCTTTGTATTCCACAGATTGAGACAAAAACAGATATGCGCAAACTTCTCTTGTGGCTGAAAAATAGTGCCATAACCGTGCTCCACTGCGTGCCGTCTCTTTTCAGGGCTATTACAAAGGAGCTGCAATATAATGATAACGGCTCAACACCGCTTCCCTCCCTGCGATACATTCTTATGGCAGGTGAGCCGCTTTATGAAAGAGATGTAAAAAGATGGATAGACGTTGCTGGACTAAGTACACAGCTTGTAAATCTTTACGGAGCAAGTGAGACCACTCTGATTAAAACATTTCACAGAATAACTGAGAAACCTCAGGGCAGCAACGCTATTATTCCGGTAGGAAAGCCAATTTCAAACACGGCAGTATTGATTATCAAAGGAAACCGCCTTTGTAATATCGGGGAAATTGGAGATATTTACATTAAAACCCCGTTTGCTACAAAAGGCTACTATGAGGAGCCGGAACTAACGGCAAAGAGTTTTGTGCTAAACCCATTAACAGGCCAAAGCGGTGATATTGTATATAAAACCGGAGATCTTGGCAGATACCTGCCCGATATGGCAGTAGAATTCATTGGCCGCATGGACACGCAGGTAAAGGTAAACGGTATCCGAATAGAGCTGGCTGAAATTGAAAAGGCATTGCTTGGGTTTAGTGCAATAGATGAGACTGTTGTTATTGCTATTAAAGACAATGAAAACGAAAATACATTGGTCTGTTACTATACTGAAAAAACCGCCGCTACAACCGGTGAGATTGTGAGCTTCCTTGAGTTGACCATTCCACATTACATGATACCGGCGTTTTATGTTAGACTTGACACATTTCCGCTAAATATAAACGGTAAAATAGACAAAAAATCTTTGCCAAAACCCGATGAACTCCTTTATGAAAAGACTGAATGTACGCCACCTGCCACCGAACTTGAAACCTCAATTGAAAGAATATGGGCGGAGGTACTTCAGTTAAAAAGGGTAAGCGTTACAGCTCCTTTTTTTGAGACAGGAGGGCAATCGATTAAGGCAACACGAATTGTTTCACGGCTCTACAGAGACCTCAGTGTGGAGGTTAGCCTTAAAGATTTCTTTGAAAATGACACGATAAGGAAACTGGCTGCTTTCATTTGCACTGCAAAAAAGGTGCAAATGGCAGATATTGAACCGGTTGCCGAAAGTGAGCTTTATGAGGTGTCAAACGCTCAGCGCCGCCTCTGGATACTTAATAAACTTAAGCCCGAAACAGCAGCCTACAATATGCCCGGAGCTTACCTGTTAAGAGGAAAGCTTAATATCGATGCTCTTAAAAGCGCATTTTATACCCTCATTGAAAGACACGAGTCTTTAAGAACCACGTTTGTTGAAATAGACTCGGTTCCGATGCAAAAGATTAATACCGATGTGCATCAGGTGATTGAGGAAATTGACTTAACTGATAAAATTGACAACGAAGCCATTGCAAGAGAAGTAGCAAGACAAGAGGCAGAGACTCCTTTTAGTCTGTCTGAGGGGCCGCTTATAAGAGCTAAGCTCATAAAGCTTGCAGATGAAACTTACGTGTTTATAATAAACATGCACCATATAATAAGCGATGCTCTCTCTATGCAGGTGCTTACAAAGGAGACAGGAGCACTTTATAACGCCTGTCTGAAGGGTGAGAAAAACCCGCTTGCGCCTTTAAGAATTCAGTACAAAGACTATACTGCATGGCAAAACGCCCGGCAACGCAGTGCGGCAATGGAACAAAGTAAACTCTACTGGCATAAACAACTTGGCGGTGAGATTACTCCCCTGACACTCCCTGCCGACAATCCACGCCCGCCGGTTAAAACCTTTAACGGCGATACAGTTGCCATTGTTTTTGATAAGGAATTAGTGTTAAAGCTAACAGCTTTTACAAAGGACGCAGGAGCTTCACTTTTTATGTTGCTTCTTTCCATACTTAAAATTATGTTTTTCCGCTATACCACTCAAAACGATATAATTGTCGGCACAGCGGTAGCAAACAGAAACCTTGAAGAGCTGGAACATCAGATTGGTTTCTTTATTAACACACTGGCTCTCAGAGACAACATATATGCTTATGACACGTTTTCCTCAGTGCTTGCCAAAGTTAAGCGGACAAACGAGGAGGCGTTAGAGCACCAGTCATACCCGTTTGACACACTTGTTGATGAGCTGTCTTTAAACCGCGACGTAAGCCGCCTGCCCATATTTGATGCGGCTATCAGCCTTAACGATGAGTCCGCTACAGATGATAAGCCAATCCGTGGAATTGAAATCACCGTGTTTTTCAATGACTGGAAAACAAGCAAGGTGGATGTTCTTTTTTCTTTTACAAAGTCACAGGAGACACTATCTCTTGAGATAAATTACAACACAGACCTTTTTAACAAAAATACTATAGTGGCAATGGTGTCACACTTTCAAGTGCTTGCAAAGGAGGCTATCCAAAAGCCTCATGTTAAAATCAGCTCACTTGAGATTATGGCGGAAAAGGAAAAACACGCCGTGGTGTTTAAATTTAATGACAATGCCGCCGATTTTCCGTCTGAGACGGCAATCCCTGAACTTTTTAGAACTGTGGCTATGAAAACTCCACGTAACATTGCGGTGTCTTGTGAGGGCAGGCACATCACGTATGAGGAGCTTAACTCACTTGCCGGCAGTCTGAGTGCTTATCTTGTAAACTCATGCGGCGTGCAGCCATCCGATGTGGTTGGGGTTATGATGAAACGCTCAGACAAAGCGATTGCTACCCTCATTGGAATTATGCGCTCCGGTGCCGTTTATATGCCGATAGACACAGAGCTTCCCGATGAAAGAGCCGGTTTTATGCTTAAAAACAGCTCCTGCCGCATTGTGATAGCCGATTCCGGTATAGCATCAAAAGCAGGTATTCACCCTGATATTACAGTAATACCGTTTGAAGCAATTCCTCTGAACAATACGGTTTCCTGTAACATTCCGGCAGATGCAGACTCTGTAGCCTATCTTCTTTACACCTCAGGTTCAACAGGAAAACCTAAAGGGGTCATGGTAAAACACCGTGGATTTATAAATATGGCACTTGATCAAATAAAAACATTTGCAATTAATGACACCGATAAGATGCTGCAGTTTGCCTCTCTTTCTTTTGACGCCTCACTGTATGAGACATTTCTTGCCCTATTTGCAGGTGCCTCAGTTGTAATTGCTAGTAAGGAGACCATAGCCGATACCAAAAGTTTTATAGATTTCATAGAGACAGAGGCGGTTACAGTGGTAACTCTACCTCCGGTGTATCTGAGCACGCTTAACAAACACCCGCTGCCCTCAGTGCGGACAATTATAACGGCAGGAGAACCGGCAGTCGTTAAGGAAGCGCTCTTTTACGCTCAAACTAAAAAATATATAAACGCATACGGCCCCACTGAGGCATCAGTCTGTATTGCTTGCCATGTTGTTGACCCGCACAGGGAATACAGTGGCACTATCCCTATTGGGAAACCACTTTCAAACCTCTCAGTCTTTGTGCTTGATGAGTCACTAAATCCTGTACCAATTGGAATAAAGGGGCAGATATGTGTAAGCGGAGTGGGGCTGGCATCCGGGTATATAAATGAACCTGAAATGACCTCTGCCGCCTTTGTTCCGCATTTAATTGATACTAAGCAGCGACTTTATTTAACCGGAGACATGGGAAAATGGCTCCCTGACGGAAGCCTTGAGTTTTACGGCAGGAAGGACAGCCAATTAAAGATACGAGGGTTTAGAATAGAGCCCGGCGAGGTGGAACATGTACTTAAAGAAGTACCAAATATAGAGAAAGTTTATGTTACTGCCATAAGTTATGACGGTAAGCCAAAGGAGCTTGCAGCATATTTTACAACCGTTTCAAACACATCTGCGGTTGACACTTATCAACTGAGGACAGCAATAGCTGCTAAACTTCCGGCATATATGATACCAGCACACTTTATACACATAGAGGCCTTTACTCTTAATGTGAGCGGAAAAATTGACCAAAGCGCTCTGCCTATGCCTGATGAGGCATATCTGCATGACGGTAAAGCTGAGGATAAAACAAAACCCTCTGACCACATACAGCTTCTGCTTATGGAGGCTTTCACTTCTATACTTGGTAAAAAACACATCGGCATACATGATAATTTCTTTGCAGTTGGTGGTGATTCAATAAAAGCCATACAGTTAGCGTCAAAACTTGCCACAGATGGCCTTAGTATCGGGATAAGCCATATTTATCAGCACCCCACAGTTTTCCAATTGGCACCCTTTGCGGGAAAAAAGAGTTTTAGCATAAAACATGAAGAGCTTACAGGCGCTGTTGTTCCGCTTACGCCTGTTCAATCGTGGTTTTTTGAAAAACACCCTAACACAGCTCATCACTTTAATCAGTCTGTTATGCTCAGATGCGCAGAGCGGTTGGATAGCAGCATCATGCAGAGGGTTCTTACTGAAATAATAGAGCATCACGATACACTTAGAATGAGCTTTAACCGGTCAAACGGCAAAGTGGTTCAGCAATATGAAAAGGCGATTGAGTTTCCCTTTTTGGAGGTAAATGATTTCAGAGGAATTGCGGGAGCAATGTCAGAGGTCAGTGCTCATGCAGGAGAGCTTAGTGCTGGTTTTTCACTTGAAAACGCTCCTCTTGTTATAGCAGCCATCTACAAACTTGATGAATGTGATATGCTGTTTATAACAGCTCATCACCTTGTGGTGGATATGGTTTCGTGGCGCATTCTTTTAGAAGACATTTCTGAGGCTTACGGAGAGGCGATAAAGGGAGGAGTTTTTAAATTTCCTCAAAAGACAGATTCGTTTAAAACGTGGGCAGACTACCTTGTTTCATACGCAGAAAGTACCGAACTTCTTAATGAAATACCGTACTGGAGTAGTTTAGATGATACTGGTTTGTGTGAGCTTCCGGTGGATTTCAAAAACCGGGAAAACGGCACACTTTCAGATATTAAACGCACCGGTTTCTCCCTTAATGAAGCCTATACCGATTTGCTGTTAACCCAGGCAGGGGCCGCATATAACACGGATGTCCCCGATTTGCTCCTTACAGCCCTTTTAAGAGCGCTTAAACTATGGTGCGGCATAGAACTTGCTGCTATTGACATGGAGTGGCACGGCAGAGGGTGGATTACTGAGGAGATTGATGTATCCCGTACAGTGGGGTGGTTTACCGCTTTGTACCCTGTAATTGTTACCCTTCCTCAGACGGATAATTTAGGAGCACAGGTTAAGCATGTGAAAGAGGCGCTCCGCAAAACTCCACAGAAGGGCATGGGATATGGTATTGTTAAATACATGATGCCGCAGGATTTGAAAAAACCGGTGACATTTAACTTAAAACCGAGAAAGATTTGTTTTAATTACCTGGGGCAATTTGAGGAACAATCCTCCAACAGTCTGTTTAGAGTGGAAAGCGGCTTTAAGGCAACCGATGTAAGCGCTGATACCGTGTGTCTATACAATATGGATGTTAACTCTTACATTTCAGATGGAAAGCTTGATGTGGCAATCTCAATGGACGGCAGCCGTTTTAAACACGAAACGGTTGAGTATGTGAAAGAGTGTTATGAGAAATCCCTGAAAGAGCTAATTGACCACTGTGCAGGTGTAAAGGCGTCAGAGCTTACACCAGATGACATAGACTATGACGGACTTAGCATAGAGGATCTGGACAGGGTATTGGATAACCTTTAG
- a CDS encoding ParA family protein, whose protein sequence is MQQDKISGIKYLLTVGELSNFTGDSEDAVKAFFQPQELIERGGRKSGIVPAAVKRYLSQRGVDYSFKVVSHINLRGGIGKTTATVTCATRALQYGFKVCIVDLDPQGSSSLLFEKIPNDGEPIFYDIWKNPDKMVKHAIKDIEGTFSIIPSSLENALLDLSLSNPAAQKNAVKDVCKQLRLDGYDLILIDSPPSLGVAVISAICASDIVVIPMCEDVFSLKGLELTLNEIKSICSTFNLTSPQIRILYSKYDRRVKITMDVFNYLSERYNKELITVPIRTSTDFIKALSKRETVFAGFKTSTAREDYDQYVRQLLGIKIQSKNMESGR, encoded by the coding sequence ATGCAGCAAGATAAAATATCTGGTATAAAGTATCTACTGACTGTGGGAGAACTATCAAATTTTACCGGAGACAGTGAAGATGCGGTAAAAGCCTTTTTTCAGCCACAGGAGCTCATAGAGCGCGGAGGCAGAAAGAGCGGTATTGTTCCGGCTGCCGTTAAGCGCTACTTAAGCCAAAGAGGCGTGGATTACTCTTTCAAAGTGGTGTCTCACATAAATCTGCGAGGCGGCATTGGTAAAACAACTGCCACTGTGACTTGTGCAACACGGGCTCTGCAGTACGGTTTTAAGGTATGTATAGTTGATCTTGACCCTCAGGGGTCGTCCTCGCTGCTATTTGAGAAAATCCCAAACGATGGGGAACCTATTTTTTATGATATATGGAAAAACCCTGATAAAATGGTTAAACATGCAATTAAAGATATAGAGGGCACTTTTTCAATAATTCCGTCCTCATTGGAAAACGCTCTGCTGGACTTGAGTCTGTCTAACCCCGCAGCACAGAAAAACGCCGTCAAAGACGTATGCAAACAGTTGCGTCTGGACGGGTATGACCTTATTTTGATTGACTCACCGCCTTCTTTGGGTGTAGCAGTTATCTCTGCCATCTGTGCCTCAGATATCGTTGTGATTCCAATGTGCGAGGATGTTTTTTCACTTAAGGGGCTTGAGCTAACTCTCAATGAGATAAAGTCCATATGCAGCACTTTTAATCTCACAAGCCCTCAAATAAGAATTCTCTATTCAAAATACGACAGAAGAGTAAAAATCACTATGGATGTTTTCAATTATCTGTCAGAACGCTATAACAAAGAATTAATTACGGTGCCGATAAGGACAAGCACCGATTTTATAAAAGCACTGTCAAAGAGGGAAACCGTCTTTGCAGGGTTTAAAACCAGCACAGCAAGGGAGGACTATGACCAATATGTCAGGCAGTTGCTTGGTATAAAAATTCAGTCTAAAAACATGGAGAGTGGGAGATGA
- a CDS encoding DUF697 domain-containing protein, whose protein sequence is MTEKEEEQSPKEQIRVSRARKRHYQSSMEEITMPEVTMENEAVVNENITPKSEDACPTLMQAKKIVRDHSIFSAVPSLVPIPLLDSAAAMVVQLRMLKKLGDLYGVAFSKQKVKTIIASLVGGIGTGAAAGSLVKTVPVVGMAVGVISMAVSFGAITYAIGIVFVNHFETGGTFLDFDLEKGKEAVKSSLSS, encoded by the coding sequence ATGACCGAAAAAGAAGAGGAACAATCCCCAAAGGAACAAATCAGGGTGTCAAGGGCAAGGAAAAGACATTATCAATCATCAATGGAGGAAATCACAATGCCAGAAGTAACAATGGAAAATGAAGCAGTTGTCAACGAAAACATTACCCCTAAGAGCGAGGATGCCTGTCCTACACTGATGCAGGCAAAAAAAATTGTAAGAGATCATTCAATATTTTCAGCCGTACCTTCTCTGGTGCCGATTCCGCTGCTTGATTCCGCAGCGGCTATGGTAGTACAGTTGCGGATGTTGAAAAAACTGGGCGATTTATACGGAGTAGCGTTTTCTAAACAAAAGGTAAAGACAATAATTGCCTCACTCGTTGGCGGAATTGGCACAGGGGCAGCAGCAGGGTCTCTGGTAAAGACGGTGCCGGTTGTGGGAATGGCGGTAGGAGTTATCTCGATGGCTGTATCATTTGGGGCAATAACCTATGCAATAGGCATAGTATTTGTTAACCACTTTGAGACAGGCGGCACATTTTTGGACTTTGACCTTGAGAAGGGGAAAGAGGCAGTTAAAAGCAGTCTTAGCAGCTAA
- a CDS encoding radical SAM protein encodes MKKIQKRILTDDKVRVDHVNYIHVYITKHCNLQCPHCFTNSSPAENFTMPLDFWLDVFRQMSDLEVKTVHIEGGEPILYPGIEKLVSYIAGSRIKELLIVSNGIAATKEKLKELKQAGLKKIAISLDSIEESVHNELRAPSFKYAMRAIEDAISLGFFTRVSSVITKKNIGLIGKFLDYLTDVGVSTVNLDWFNGAGRGVNLKGEYEVTYKDIDLLPPFEAAIESFMRDRSRSGTTISVDLPQWYEKRGTFLVTDPVRTHHLSCDGIVKQLSVDEKGRVLPCFIFSGGPEALGSLTETSLEGIIYGRKEHLPIRCPIGVSKHIFYQSTKDL; translated from the coding sequence TTGAAAAAAATTCAAAAAAGAATCCTGACCGATGACAAAGTCAGAGTTGACCACGTAAATTACATACATGTGTATATCACAAAACACTGTAACCTTCAGTGTCCACACTGTTTTACAAACTCCTCGCCAGCGGAGAATTTTACAATGCCGCTGGATTTTTGGCTGGATGTTTTTAGGCAGATGAGCGATCTTGAGGTTAAAACCGTCCACATAGAGGGGGGAGAGCCGATTCTTTATCCTGGAATTGAAAAACTGGTTAGCTATATAGCCGGTTCAAGGATAAAGGAGCTTCTTATCGTATCAAACGGCATTGCGGCTACAAAAGAGAAGTTGAAAGAACTAAAACAGGCAGGGCTTAAAAAAATCGCCATATCTTTAGATTCAATAGAAGAGAGTGTTCATAACGAACTCCGGGCGCCGTCTTTTAAATACGCTATGCGTGCGATTGAGGATGCCATAAGCCTTGGTTTTTTCACGAGGGTAAGCTCAGTCATAACGAAAAAAAACATAGGGTTAATTGGTAAATTCCTGGACTACCTGACTGATGTTGGCGTAAGCACGGTGAACCTTGACTGGTTTAATGGGGCAGGGCGAGGGGTTAACCTTAAGGGTGAATATGAGGTAACGTACAAAGACATTGATCTTTTGCCTCCTTTTGAAGCGGCCATTGAGAGTTTTATGAGAGACAGGAGCCGCTCAGGCACTACCATCAGTGTTGACCTTCCGCAGTGGTATGAAAAGCGTGGGACTTTTTTGGTTACCGACCCGGTTCGCACTCATCACCTCAGTTGTGACGGGATTGTAAAACAGCTCTCTGTAGATGAAAAGGGGAGGGTGCTGCCGTGTTTTATATTTTCCGGAGGCCCTGAGGCTCTGGGCAGTCTTACCGAGACCTCACTTGAGGGTATCATCTATGGCAGGAAAGAGCACCTTCCCATACGCTGCCCTATTGGAGTCAGCAAGCATATATTTTATCAGAGTACAAAAGACCTGTGA
- a CDS encoding protein kinase has translation MKQQLQQKFDIRKLIGEGLYSKVYEAAELDGGKPCALKIFLNDKAFVQNEESELRFLREIDVMKDVSNDYTVGILDDGADTSLWYSMELMEGSIRDLLITDALDRDIAKYAVSVQCLICVELIHKKDIIHRDIKPENFLFKYDRESGLPYIYVSDFGHCRPVSAQSTLTRTGIGSELYASPESMYHARNVTVRSDIYSLAKVIYEIFTGIPHGASFDGGFDKKYPNWLFPLCAEASNSNPTLRHESVFDFALDFIFYLFNYIRNQRDIQKIIDVALRVTGNMSLTDILGANTENELNLVDILVTCAFPFIKDEGLLKIYSGHISRIFLKIDETTKKRFLKIYAQSIVNGNFRHVEIDREIFVKKSRRLKSFAFNALEKFLFL, from the coding sequence ATGAAGCAGCAATTACAACAGAAGTTTGACATACGAAAGCTAATAGGCGAGGGGCTTTACAGCAAAGTTTATGAGGCAGCGGAGCTTGACGGAGGCAAACCGTGTGCACTTAAGATTTTCCTTAACGACAAAGCTTTTGTGCAAAATGAGGAGAGTGAGCTTAGATTTTTAAGAGAAATTGATGTAATGAAAGACGTGTCAAACGACTACACTGTAGGCATTTTAGATGACGGCGCCGATACATCACTGTGGTACTCAATGGAGCTTATGGAGGGCTCGATTCGCGATCTGCTGATTACAGATGCTTTGGACAGGGATATTGCCAAATATGCCGTATCCGTGCAGTGCCTTATTTGTGTTGAGTTAATCCACAAGAAAGACATCATACACAGGGATATTAAGCCTGAAAATTTTCTCTTTAAATATGACAGAGAAAGTGGATTGCCCTACATTTATGTATCCGACTTTGGCCACTGCAGGCCGGTCTCGGCGCAATCCACCCTGACTCGTACCGGTATCGGCTCGGAACTCTACGCCTCGCCGGAGTCCATGTACCATGCACGGAATGTAACCGTGCGGTCAGACATTTATTCTTTGGCTAAGGTGATATATGAGATATTTACCGGCATTCCGCACGGTGCGTCGTTTGATGGCGGATTTGACAAAAAATATCCAAACTGGCTCTTTCCCCTGTGCGCTGAGGCATCCAACAGTAACCCAACACTAAGACACGAAAGTGTCTTTGATTTTGCCCTTGATTTTATTTTTTATCTGTTCAACTATATCAGAAACCAACGGGATATTCAAAAAATCATTGATGTTGCTTTACGGGTAACCGGTAATATGTCTCTTACAGACATTTTAGGAGCAAACACTGAAAATGAGCTTAATCTTGTTGACATTCTTGTCACATGTGCTTTTCCATTTATAAAAGACGAAGGGCTTCTTAAGATATACTCAGGCCATATCAGCAGAATATTTCTAAAGATAGACGAAACAACAAAAAAAAGATTTCTTAAGATTTATGCGCAGTCTATAGTAAACGGCAACTTCAGGCATGTGGAAATTGACAGAGAGATTTTTGTCAAAAAAAGCAGAAGGCTTAAAAGTTTTGCCTTTAATGCTTTGGAGAAATTCCTGTTTTTGTAA